A stretch of DNA from Methylomonas sp. AM2-LC:
ATTGTGATAGTTGAGCATGATGGGCGCCCTGCCCGCTTGGTGTTGGATAAAAGACCGACTTTCCTGGATGGCGCTTGGTTAAAATTTGAAGATGACGGCCATCTTTTCGAGGCACCGATATCGTCTGTACAACTGGTAAGGCTAATAGAGGGTTAATCAAATGAAAAAGCGCCTTTTGGTGATGAACGGAAGTCGCATTGTCGAAACCGAACAAGGCGATGGGAAATGGAAAACCGATAGTGTTGCAAAAGCTAATGGCGTTAAACCTGGTATTTACAATATCTCTTTAGCTAGTCAAGCCGATAAAACCAAGGAATATACAGGGGTTATTTTGCATTCCGATAAAGTCAGTGTATACCAACAAGTCGGAAAGAACAGTTATGTCTCACATAATCGTGATGATTTTGCCAAAGTGCCGGATGTAGGTCAGTTAAAAACTATTAGTTACGATTCTAAAGATAAGGCCGTTGTTACTGAGGCTGCGACCGTCAAATTGGGTTTATCACGTTAGTCACACTATCTGTAACTAATGGGCTACTTTTAATCACCCGCTGGTCACTATTGACCAGCATAGACTTACTGACTATACAGGCCAGATTTGTTTAATAATGACCAGATTTAAGGCTAACACCGCCCTCATACCGGGTGCTTTAAAAGGATCTTTACAATGGCTATCGAAGAAATTAAACGCAGAGGCTTTACTTCACCTGATCACCTATCAGTAGAAGAACAGGCGATTGCATCGGTTCTTACCGATCCTGAAAAGCACATTAAAGAGTACATACAGGACGAACGATCATTCAATGGCCGTTATGTTTGTTCCGATTTGTTCAAGGAGACTTTTGATACCTATCGGGCTGACAAGGATTCTCGGAACCGATATAACAATGCTGTTCATAATGCGGCATCGGTGCTTGCTGCTGAGCAGTTCCGACGAACCTTAGCTGATAATTCTGTGCCGGAAATGGATACCGCTATTTTCATTACCGGCAGTCCGGGTGCAGGTAAAACTTCGACAATATTATCAAGTAGTGATTTGCCAGCCCATATTCGAGTGGTATTTGAGGGCCAATTATCGAACCCGCAGACCACGAATGAAAAGGTACAGCAAGCCATTGATGCTGGTTTAAAGGTCGATATTGTTGTCGTGCATCCAACCCCAGAGAATGCACTTGATAACACCTTGAGCCGGTATTATCGAGAGGGCCGTGGGGCTGGCATCAATGTCATGGCAAGCATTCAAGGCGGCTTGCCCGATTCCTTGGAAATGGTGCTCGAACGATTTGGCGAAACTGTATCATTAACTGTCTTCGACCGTAGAGATAAAAATAAAACCATAGAACTATCGGGTTGGGATAACCTCCCCTTATTAAGATCAGAAGGTAATTATGAACAAATCAAGTCCAGACTTAAATCAACCCTCGACAAATATCGAGATCAAGGAGTCATTGACGAAAACGCCTATAGACAAGCCAATGGAGAGCCGCCCCTCAGTAAAGACACGCGTGTGGTTCGGCAACCTGGTGGACAACTTGAACAAAATGCAAACAGACGAGGCTTACCGCGAGGAAATAGCCAAGAAAATTTTTTAGTTGGATCAAGAAGCGGAGCCGTTGAAGATGATCTAGTTGATACCGCGCAAGAAGTCGAGCGAGAACAACAGGCTTTGCTAGAAACGACTACTCCGTCTACTGACCAATCCTATCAAGAGGCTTTAAGCGTCTACGTACAGGCTAAACATGATCAAGTGGAGAGGATCGAAGATCAGATTGAAAACCTCATTGATCGACAGCAATCAAGATTACAGCAGTCGCAAGCAAATCAGCCGGGTATTTTCTCAATGCCTGGTGCAAAACGCGCATGGCAAACACAACAGTCCAAGCAGCAAGCCAGATTACAAACATTGCATACTCGGTTAGAAACAGTCAGGGAAATTGCCAACGATATGGGCGTACATGCTCCAAGAGTTGAGGAATTGGCAGCTCGAAAGTTGAGAGCACAAGAGCCAGGTCTTGCCGCCGAATGGGATGAAACACAAGTGGCGAGACGGCAGCACGATGCAATGATGAGGATGAAAGAGAAACAAGCCAAGCAACTATCACAAAGCGGAGGGTTGTCTTTGAGTTTGTCTAAGCCGTAATTCCTGTTTGTCATGACATAACAAATTTTGGCGGCCAAAAACATTTTGATTTTAG
This window harbors:
- a CDS encoding IncP plasmid survival protein KfrC family protein produces the protein MAIEEIKRRGFTSPDHLSVEEQAIASVLTDPEKHIKEYIQDERSFNGRYVCSDLFKETFDTYRADKDSRNRYNNAVHNAASVLAAEQFRRTLADNSVPEMDTAIFITGSPGAGKTSTILSSSDLPAHIRVVFEGQLSNPQTTNEKVQQAIDAGLKVDIVVVHPTPENALDNTLSRYYREGRGAGINVMASIQGGLPDSLEMVLERFGETVSLTVFDRRDKNKTIELSGWDNLPLLRSEGNYEQIKSRLKSTLDKYRDQGVIDENAYRQANGEPPLSKDTRVVRQPGGQLEQNANRRGLPRGNSQENFLVGSRSGAVEDDLVDTAQEVEREQQALLETTTPSTDQSYQEALSVYVQAKHDQVERIEDQIENLIDRQQSRLQQSQANQPGIFSMPGAKRAWQTQQSKQQARLQTLHTRLETVREIANDMGVHAPRVEELAARKLRAQEPGLAAEWDETQVARRQHDAMMRMKEKQAKQLSQSGGLSLSLSKP
- a CDS encoding KfrB domain-containing protein; translation: MKKRLLVMNGSRIVETEQGDGKWKTDSVAKANGVKPGIYNISLASQADKTKEYTGVILHSDKVSVYQQVGKNSYVSHNRDDFAKVPDVGQLKTISYDSKDKAVVTEAATVKLGLSR